The window CATGTTTTCGTTGATTTTTCGTAAACTGCTAGCATCTTCCAGCCTTTAGCTCCTAAGGGTGCAGTTTTTGATGAAAATATCTTCAGAGCCCCTCTCACCAAATCCAGAAGCGGTTCTTGCGTCTCAAGAATGCTAGGATCACCAGGGTTAGATTTCACACGATCTACTATATCCTGAACTGTTAGCGAAGGAACATTTACTTCCTCAGCCTGCTCTAAGCTATTCACATCTGCCTTATTATCATGAGAAAGTTCTGCCGCGATATCGCCCTCAtgccttttcttcttctcttttatgGGTTCTAACATATCTTCTGGGAGTGGAGTAATCATGGCTAAGCGAACTGCAGAAAGAAGATGCATGATCGAGAATGAAAATCCAGTGTGTACTGTAGGTGTAATCAATGGGAACGAATTTCTCTGAGACTTGGTTTCCTGCTCCATATccaccatcacagtttctatagcAGGAGGTTCAGTTGCTCCCACATCAGAACCATAACTGTCAGCCTTCTGCCTCttctttgtctttttctttgatGAAGTGGAATCTTTAATTTGTTGAAGGGTGTCACTCTGCAATTCACCGTCAGCCTTTCTATCTATTTCTGTCATATCTCCTTTcactttccttttcttctttacCGAGTTACATCCTAGCAAAGCACCATCAGGTCTTTCACTCGAAACGTCCATAAATGACTCACTTTGCAAACCTGCCTGCGGAAATCTATCAGCTCCATAATCGTCTTCAAATAATCTAATCTCAAGGGTACCATCTTCTTCATTAACAGCATAGTCGGGCAGATTTCTTGACTGCACAGAAAGATCAAGGTTGCCCCTGCCTTTCTGTTTTCCCTCGGCAGTGAAGGCTTTTGATGAGGATTTACGTGACCTTTTGCTAGGTTCTTTTTGCAACTGGCCATTATTGAGCATCTTAGAATTTTTCTTCCCATCATCATTATCATCACTGAATGTATCCAAAACTGGGAGGTAGCTCTTTTCTGACATTTTGGAGGATAGCTCTTGGAAAGAAACAGAGTCTTGAGTCTTCCCCTGCCTTGTTTTCATAGTGTTAGCTCCACTAAAGGTATGTCCATCGTGAGGAGATTTATTAGCCATCTTTTTGGAGTATGATAGTGGATCAAGACTACCAATCTGCTCCTTAATATCTTTTTTGGCATCCTTGACCTTTTTAGCATCTAGGCCAGAATTCAACAATGAAGACTGTGAAATTTCCATCACACTGGGATAGGCCAACTTACTCCTCAATAAAGGATTGCTATCCTCATCATCTTCAAACTGCTCAGACGAGTCTGATTCTGTTTCTTCACCTCTAACGAACTTTTTGTTTCCTTTGGAGGAAGCAGGGTCTGATCCCCCTTTCTGGACAAATCTTCCTttagttttcttatttgaaggTTTCGCTCTTAATTCAGAGAGCAAGTGTCCCTCATTTACCTGAGGTGAGGGAGATCTATATGTTCCATAACTAAGATCAGTAGGCTCCATACCAGTATTCCATTTCTTTCCCCTAACGTTCCAGTCAGTATTTTTAAGCAGTGGATCCATCACAGAAGACCTCCCCTGAGTCTTGTTATGTTGGAGTGAACTGGCAAGATCTTCAGAGTCAACTTTAGTACCTCTGCGTGGGACCTGAGAAACACTGCCCTTCATAGACTTGGTCTGATCCCCAATTAACTGAGCATTTTCGGACAACTTGGTTTTCTTGGAAGGATTGTAGGATGTCCTCATGCTGGCAGGCTTTTCAGCCACAACACCCCTCTTCGGAAACAAGTTTACATTCTTGTTCTTTCCATATAAATCACCTTTTGATGACAAAGGAAGTCCaacaaaattgtcaaaaatgttACCACTCAAAGCCT is drawn from Cucumis melo cultivar AY chromosome 11, USDA_Cmelo_AY_1.0, whole genome shotgun sequence and contains these coding sequences:
- the LOC103501890 gene encoding uncharacterized protein LOC103501890 isoform X3, giving the protein MAIEKNNFKVSRFDYEFSPGSKKSISSDEDELQRRTSALESDDDDEFDEADSGAGSDDYDSLEWGDTGVEFCHVDNQTCSIPLELYDLPGLEDILSVDVWNECLSDEERFSLCKFLPDMDQETFMLTLKELFTGSNFHFGSPVKMLFSMLKGGLCEPRVALYRNGLKFFQRRQHYHLLRKHQNNMVSSLCQMRDAWLNCRGYSMDERLRVLNLMRSQKSFNDERTEGLETDSSDRISGEGFPRRFKDKIMASKMPNFSSYHASSNLDFPSGGRLTNLEALDYGKQNSKGTFKMAGSKFPSLMEPMVRLPSAYHDLDINSRPYGSIGDLPQQRKVGGYDSGPMLRIRDETRIGDANEETTYRKGTPRDRKTPFGGGMEKGALEAGKRYEALSGNIFDNFVGLPLSSKGDLYGKNKNVNLFPKRGVVAEKPASMRTSYNPSKKTKLSENAQLIGDQTKSMKGSVSQVPRRGTKVDSEDLASSLQHNKTQGRSSVMDPLLKNTDWNVRGKKWNTGMEPTDLSYGTYRSPSPQVNEGHLLSELRAKPSNKKTKGRFVQKGGSDPASSKGNKKFVRGEETESDSSEQFEDDEDSNPLLRSKLAYPSVMEISQSSLLNSGLDAKKVKDAKKDIKEQIGSLDPLSYSKKMANKSPHDGHTFSGANTMKTRQGKTQDSVSFQELSSKMSEKSYLPVLDTFSDDNDDGKKNSKMLNNGQLQKEPSKRSRKSSSKAFTAEGKQKGRGNLDLSVQSRNLPDYAVNEEDGTLEIRLFEDDYGADRFPQAGLQSESFMDVSSERPDGALLGCNSVKKKRKVKGDMTEIDRKADGELQSDTLQQIKDSTSSKKKTKKRQKADSYGSDVGATEPPAIETVMVDMEQETKSQRNSFPLITPTVHTGFSFSIMHLLSAVRLAMITPLPEDMLEPIKEKKKRHEGDIAAELSHDNKADVNSLEQAEEVNVPSLTVQDIVDRVKSNPGDPSILETQEPLLDLVRGALKIFSSKTAPLGAKGWKMLAVYEKSTKTWSWIGPVSRSSTDYEAIEEATSPEAWGLPHKMLVKLVDSFANWLKSGQETLQLIGSLPAPPASLIHFNVDEKERFRDLRAQKSLNTIGSSTEELMVKNLSLLP